The following coding sequences lie in one Paramisgurnus dabryanus chromosome 16, PD_genome_1.1, whole genome shotgun sequence genomic window:
- the rab33a gene encoding ras-related protein Rab-33A, producing the protein MANELRESREVSSRHANLTSSLDLSSSLDHSVQTRIFKIIVIGDSNVGKTCLTFRFTGGSFPCKTEATIGVDFREKAVEIEGEKIKVQVWDTAGQERFRKSMVEHYYRNVHAIVFVYDVTKIASFQNLKTWIQECNGHGVSSAVPRVLVGNKCDLIDQIQVPSNTALKFADAHNMLLFETSAKDPKESQNVDSIFMCLACRLKAQKSLIYRDVEREDGRVRLSHQPDPKSNCLC; encoded by the exons ATGGCAAATGAATTAAGAGAAAGCAGAGAGGTAAGCTCGCGCCATGCAAACCTCACATCATCTCTAGACCTGAGCTCGTCCCTGGATCACAGCGTCCAGACGCGAATCTTTAAAATCATTGTCATCGGCGACTCAAATGTGGGCAAGACCTGTTTAACCTTCCGCTTCACCGGCGGATCTTTCCCCTGTAAAACCGAAGCCACCATCGGCGTGGACTTCAGAGAAAAAGCCGTGGAGATCGAGGGAGAAAAAATAAAG GTGCAAGTATGGGACACAGCAGGACAGGAGCGATTTCGGAAGAGCATGGTTGAGCACTACTATCGCAACGTGCATGCAATAGTCTTTGTGTACGATGTCACAAAAATAGCCTCTTTCCAGAACCTAAAGACCTGGATCCAGGAGTGTAACGGGCATGGGGTCTCATCCGCTGTGCCTCGTGTACTGGTGGGCAATAAATGTGATCTAATTGACCAGATCCAGGTGCCGTCCAACACTGCCCTGAAGTTTGCAGATGCCCATAACATGCTGCTTTTCGAAACGTCAGCCAAAGATCCAAAGGAGAGTCAGAACGTGGACTCAATTTTCATGTGCCTGGCGTGTCGTCTGAAAGCACAAAAGTCGTTGATCTACAGAGATGTAGAGAGAGAAGATGGCAGAGTAAGGCTGAGCCATCAACCTGACCCTAAAAGCAACTGCCTGTGCTGA